In Canis aureus isolate CA01 chromosome 6, VMU_Caureus_v.1.0, whole genome shotgun sequence, one genomic interval encodes:
- the LOC144316217 gene encoding protein FAM163A, with protein MTAGTVVITGGILATVILLCIIAVLCYCRLQYYCCKKSRAEDADEEEEEHDLPAHPTCNACSSRAPDGRVGLAPLTSEPCGQPCGVAAAHCTTCSPYSSPFYIRTADMVPNGGGGERLPFAPAYYKEGGPPPFKLAAPQSYPVTWPGSGREAFTNPRAISTDV; from the exons ATGACAGCGGGAACAGTTGTCATCACTGGCGGAATCCTAGCTACGGTCATCCTCCTCTGCATCATCGCGGTCCTGTGCTACTGTAGGCTCCAG TATTACTGCTGCAAGAAGAGCAGAGCCGAAGATGcagacgaggaggaggaggagcacgACCTGCCCGCACACCCCACCTGTAATGCCTGCAGCTCCCGAGCCCCGGACGGCCGCGTTGGCCTGGCGCCTCTCACCAGCGAGCCCTGCGGCCAGCCGTGCGGGGTGGCGGCCGCCCACTGCACCACCTGCTCCCCGTACAGCTCCCCCTTTTACATACGGACGGCTGACATGGTACCCAACGGGGGTGGAGGCGAGAGGCTCCCCTTCGCTCCTGCCTACTACAAGGAAGGGGGACCGCCACCCTTCAAGTTGGCAGCGCCCCAGAGTTACCCGGTGACGTGGCCGGGCTCTGGGCGCGAGGCCTTCACCAATCCAAGGGCTATTAGTACAGACGTGTga